From Pseudovibrio sp. Tun.PSC04-5.I4, a single genomic window includes:
- a CDS encoding disulfide bond formation protein B: MVRRFFALLLKDPLVFAAVLVTLGSASSLAMAWGFELIGGYKPCPLCLIQRNPYYAGVVLGLLALLFTKSEKYRWVSVLALLGAAGGFLYGGGVGFYQAGAEWEIWLGPNDCSAGGSMELGSAANMLQNLTTSKVVSCSVAQFRIFGLSFAGMNVFYSTAITFIALCGVILKRKK; the protein is encoded by the coding sequence ATGGTAAGACGCTTTTTTGCGCTACTCCTAAAAGACCCATTGGTATTTGCTGCTGTTCTTGTGACATTGGGAAGCGCTTCGTCGTTGGCAATGGCGTGGGGTTTTGAGCTGATCGGTGGATATAAGCCGTGTCCGTTGTGTCTCATTCAACGTAACCCGTATTACGCTGGTGTGGTGCTTGGGCTGCTGGCTTTGCTGTTTACGAAGTCAGAAAAGTACCGCTGGGTTTCCGTGCTGGCACTTCTGGGTGCAGCTGGTGGCTTCCTCTATGGCGGCGGCGTTGGTTTCTACCAAGCGGGTGCTGAGTGGGAAATCTGGTTGGGACCGAACGACTGTTCCGCCGGTGGCAGCATGGAGCTGGGTTCTGCGGCCAACATGTTGCAAAATCTGACCACATCCAAAGTGGTGAGCTGTTCTGTTGCACAGTTCCGCATCTTCGGCCTTTCCTTCGCAGGCATGAACGTTTTCTACTCCACCGCAATTACGTTTATCGCGCTGTGTGGTGTGATTCTCAAACGGAAGAAATAA
- the ppa gene encoding inorganic diphosphatase: protein MRIDRIPVGKNPPEDINVIIEVPVGGEPIKYEMEKESGAMFVDRFLYTPMRYPGNYGFVPHTLCGDGDPIDVIVVNQRPVVPGAVMSCRPIGVLMMEDEAGQDEKIIAVPSNKLTRRYESVKTVEDLPEITIKQIEHFFEHYKDLEPNKWVKITGIHGIEEAQRLIVESIERHNKAEG from the coding sequence ATGCGTATCGATCGTATTCCTGTCGGTAAGAACCCACCAGAGGACATCAATGTCATCATTGAAGTCCCAGTTGGCGGAGAGCCGATCAAATACGAAATGGAAAAAGAATCCGGCGCAATGTTCGTCGATCGCTTCCTCTACACCCCAATGCGTTACCCAGGTAACTACGGCTTTGTACCACACACCCTTTGCGGTGATGGTGACCCAATTGACGTCATTGTCGTAAACCAACGTCCAGTCGTTCCAGGCGCTGTCATGAGCTGCCGTCCGATTGGCGTCCTGATGATGGAAGATGAGGCCGGCCAGGACGAAAAAATCATCGCAGTGCCAAGCAACAAGCTGACCCGCCGCTATGAATCAGTCAAAACCGTCGAAGACCTGCCTGAAATCACCATCAAGCAGATCGAGCACTTCTTTGAGCACTACAAAGACCTTGAGCCAAACAAGTGGGTAAAGATCACCGGCATTCACGGCATCGAGGAAGCTCAGCGCCTCATCGTTGAGAGCATCGAGCGCCACAACAAAGCAGAAGGCTAA
- a CDS encoding DUF2794 domain-containing protein: MSEGDDIAIESGSVRSLDGRSSSAAVNRKPNLPKPIIAFHRTELNQILRLYGRMVASGEWRDYAIGHGSEKAIFAIFRRSSEMPLYRVEKDPKLARKQGAYSVVGAGGMILKRGHDLGNVLKVLEKKKHLRVVE, from the coding sequence ATGAGTGAAGGAGATGATATTGCAATAGAGTCAGGGAGCGTTCGCTCTCTTGATGGCCGTTCCAGCAGTGCTGCCGTTAATCGAAAACCGAACCTCCCTAAACCGATAATTGCTTTTCATCGAACGGAACTTAATCAGATTCTCAGGCTCTATGGGCGCATGGTTGCCAGCGGTGAGTGGCGTGATTACGCCATTGGACATGGGTCTGAAAAAGCCATCTTTGCTATCTTCCGCCGCTCCAGCGAAATGCCTCTTTACCGTGTTGAGAAAGATCCGAAACTGGCCCGTAAACAAGGCGCGTATAGCGTTGTGGGTGCTGGTGGGATGATCCTGAAACGTGGCCATGATCTTGGCAACGTCCTCAAAGTGCTCGAAAAGAAAAAGCACCTGCGTGTGGTTGAGTGA
- a CDS encoding CPBP family intramembrane glutamic endopeptidase yields MMPISMIAYSVLGLAIASVPFLKKPWLPLALFVLACVAGFSTDVLSWPALAFIITVGLASFMLYQRQRSIWVYLPLVGLLLLAGHLVLTHAAPGFNNLKILSGVQTSPDAAPYSLYLNFDKAALGFFLLLFAVPHITSAKEWLRSLRMTLFFFIPTAVVLIGITYVAGLVAFAPKLPAFMPVWIFANLLFTCIAEEVFFRQFVFGQLLDKFGRGVLAGVAALVLSSLFFAYYHLSGGLSYAGFSFIAGLFYGVAFWKSGRVEVAIGVHFLTNLTHILFFTYPVLASS; encoded by the coding sequence ATGATGCCAATTTCAATGATTGCCTACAGCGTTCTCGGGCTTGCCATTGCAAGTGTCCCTTTTCTCAAAAAGCCATGGCTCCCGCTCGCTTTGTTCGTCCTTGCGTGTGTCGCAGGTTTCAGCACTGACGTCTTAAGCTGGCCAGCACTTGCGTTCATCATCACAGTCGGGCTCGCGAGCTTTATGCTGTATCAACGGCAACGCTCAATATGGGTGTATCTGCCTCTGGTCGGATTGCTGCTGCTTGCTGGGCATTTGGTGCTCACGCACGCTGCACCAGGCTTTAACAATCTGAAGATTTTGTCGGGTGTTCAAACAAGCCCCGATGCTGCGCCCTATTCTCTCTATCTCAACTTTGACAAAGCTGCCTTAGGGTTCTTTCTGCTTCTTTTCGCAGTTCCGCATATAACCTCAGCAAAAGAATGGCTGCGCTCCCTGCGCATGACGCTTTTCTTTTTCATACCGACGGCTGTCGTTTTAATCGGGATAACCTATGTTGCCGGATTGGTGGCATTCGCGCCCAAGCTCCCAGCATTTATGCCAGTATGGATCTTTGCAAACCTGCTGTTCACATGCATCGCAGAAGAAGTATTTTTCCGCCAATTCGTATTTGGGCAGCTTTTGGATAAATTTGGCCGAGGGGTTTTAGCAGGAGTAGCGGCCCTCGTGCTTTCATCCTTGTTTTTTGCTTACTACCACTTGAGTGGCGGTCTCTCTTACGCGGGCTTTTCTTTTATTGCCGGTTTGTTTTATGGGGTGGCCTTTTGGAAATCAGGACGGGTGGAAGTCGCAATTGGCGTACACTTCCTCACCAACCTCACTCATATCCTGTTTTTCACATACCCGGTCCTAGCATCCAGCTAG
- a CDS encoding permease: MTITAQMLQDTLNMFLFLAAELTVLFLAISYFVGILQEYIPPSKIQSILSSKHGRGYITAAFLGSITPFCSCSTIPFLKGLLRARAGFGTMMVFLFASPLLNPIIIGLFLVTFGMQVTLFYFGIALGVSIIAGYSLERLGFERFVKSEAYQTPQSRRASSSCGTAAKQDNKWLRIWKTTWADFVKVLPFLVIGIAVGSMIYGFMPTELISSVASEDNYLSIPIAAIIGIPLYIRAEAVIPLAAVLASKGMGLGTIMALIIGSAGASLTEVILLKSMFKNQMILAFLFVILGMAVSAGFLYTLIF, encoded by the coding sequence ATGACAATAACAGCCCAAATGTTGCAGGACACACTCAACATGTTCCTGTTTCTGGCAGCAGAACTAACCGTGCTGTTCCTCGCAATCAGCTACTTCGTTGGCATCTTGCAGGAGTACATTCCGCCAAGCAAAATTCAAAGCATCCTCAGCAGCAAGCATGGCAGGGGTTACATCACAGCCGCGTTCCTTGGCTCCATCACTCCGTTCTGCTCCTGCTCAACAATCCCGTTTCTCAAAGGGTTGCTGCGCGCCAGAGCTGGTTTTGGCACCATGATGGTATTTCTGTTTGCTAGCCCGCTCCTCAACCCGATTATCATCGGCTTGTTCCTTGTCACCTTCGGCATGCAGGTAACACTCTTCTATTTTGGTATCGCGTTAGGCGTGTCCATCATCGCTGGTTACAGTCTGGAACGGTTGGGCTTTGAACGGTTCGTGAAATCAGAGGCCTACCAAACCCCGCAAAGCCGCCGCGCTAGCTCCTCATGTGGAACAGCAGCCAAACAAGACAACAAATGGCTGAGAATTTGGAAGACCACATGGGCTGATTTCGTGAAGGTCTTGCCATTTCTTGTTATCGGCATCGCAGTCGGCTCAATGATCTACGGCTTCATGCCAACAGAGCTGATCTCGTCTGTCGCAAGTGAAGACAACTACCTCTCCATTCCAATAGCAGCCATCATCGGCATTCCGCTCTACATCCGGGCAGAAGCCGTCATCCCTCTGGCTGCCGTTCTTGCCAGCAAAGGCATGGGCCTTGGCACAATCATGGCACTCATCATCGGAAGCGCAGGCGCCAGCCTGACAGAGGTCATCCTATTGAAATCCATGTTCAAAAACCAGATGATCCTCGCCTTCCTCTTTGTCATCCTAGGAATGGCCGTCAGCGCCGGCTTCCTCTACACGCTGATATTCTGA
- a CDS encoding metalloregulator ArsR/SmtB family transcription factor has translation MNIDEIAKALKELGHSTRLRIYKRLVQAGLQGMAVGQLQEDLEIPGSTLSHHIAGLVSAGLVKQRREGRTLYCVAQFEKLDLVLSFLKDECCIDERSRA, from the coding sequence ATGAACATTGATGAGATCGCTAAAGCTTTGAAAGAGCTTGGGCATTCAACTAGACTGAGGATCTACAAGCGATTGGTGCAGGCTGGCCTTCAAGGGATGGCTGTTGGTCAGTTGCAGGAGGATCTGGAAATTCCGGGCTCCACCTTGTCTCACCACATCGCTGGGCTGGTCTCTGCCGGATTGGTGAAGCAACGCCGTGAAGGACGTACGCTCTATTGTGTTGCGCAGTTTGAGAAGTTGGATTTAGTCCTGAGTTTCTTAAAGGATGAATGCTGCATTGATGAGCGTTCCCGTGCTTAG
- a CDS encoding GAF domain-containing protein, with product MADILSFVDAISNSQSVQDAAKKADQLFAEAPGHKLFTLTVTHPDGSHVVRLYSSVEGSYGTSGTKPIEKEGGWYERVLVQKKPFLGYTIEDVKEYFPDHEKISAMGLGATLNLPVVVLGEVVGTVNLLDADHAYTEEDAARTNELAQTLAPLFLMARSELVEA from the coding sequence GTGGCTGACATTTTGTCTTTTGTTGATGCGATTTCTAATTCTCAAAGCGTGCAAGACGCGGCGAAGAAAGCAGACCAGCTGTTTGCTGAGGCTCCCGGGCATAAGCTTTTTACGCTGACGGTCACTCATCCTGATGGAAGCCATGTGGTGCGGCTTTATTCAAGCGTGGAAGGCTCTTACGGGACATCCGGCACGAAACCAATTGAGAAAGAAGGTGGTTGGTACGAGCGAGTGCTGGTGCAGAAAAAGCCGTTCCTCGGTTACACCATTGAGGATGTGAAAGAGTATTTTCCTGATCATGAAAAGATCTCGGCTATGGGGCTGGGCGCAACGCTTAATCTGCCTGTCGTTGTCTTGGGTGAGGTGGTTGGCACCGTAAACCTGCTGGATGCAGACCACGCATATACTGAGGAAGATGCTGCCCGAACCAATGAGCTGGCACAAACCCTCGCACCGCTGTTCCTCATGGCCCGCAGCGAGTTGGTTGAAGCTTGA
- a CDS encoding biotin/lipoyl-binding protein has protein sequence MIEFLVCSLVTILPDYLFRRYRQGKRFGHEITFFTVWYELRWGITGALMLTIALITLVFFYHPTTSNVSSLFRTVSILPEGSGRVEKVHVINNQHVAAGQILMSLDAAVETAQVESAQSEVNEIDAEIAMAEVELISSQAMIDQAQGNYNQAVSESERTKELFRRNSDVVTQKEIDTRENQVIVRKGQLDAATANKNLVLTKITTSLPARRSSAIARLHQAEAAYDKKFVYAGVDGIVTQFVLQAGDVVSPILRPAGILVPDYIGRKRFQAGFGQITASVIKVGMTAEITCAARPFEIIPMVVVDTQDFISSGQFRPTDQLIDAQDIARPGTFLVMLEPLFEMEAKDIPPGSKCVANAYSNYGAQIAAGEFGFWAGLYYHMVDTVGLMHALILRFQALAFPVQTLVLSEH, from the coding sequence ATGATTGAGTTTTTGGTCTGTTCTCTGGTCACCATTCTTCCTGATTATCTTTTCCGGCGCTATAGGCAAGGAAAGCGCTTTGGCCACGAGATCACGTTTTTTACCGTATGGTATGAGCTGCGTTGGGGGATTACCGGGGCGTTAATGCTGACTATTGCGTTGATCACACTGGTGTTTTTCTATCATCCGACAACGTCCAATGTTTCCTCCCTGTTCCGGACGGTTTCCATTCTTCCTGAAGGGTCAGGGCGGGTGGAAAAGGTGCATGTGATCAACAATCAACACGTGGCTGCGGGCCAGATTTTAATGAGTTTGGATGCTGCGGTTGAAACGGCACAGGTCGAGAGTGCACAGAGTGAAGTTAATGAGATTGACGCCGAAATTGCGATGGCTGAAGTTGAACTTATCAGCTCGCAAGCCATGATTGATCAAGCGCAGGGCAACTACAATCAGGCTGTGAGTGAGTCGGAGCGAACGAAAGAGCTGTTCCGCCGAAACTCTGATGTAGTGACGCAAAAAGAGATCGATACACGGGAAAATCAGGTGATTGTTCGTAAAGGTCAGTTGGATGCGGCTACGGCGAACAAGAACCTTGTGCTCACCAAAATTACCACTAGCTTGCCCGCGCGCCGCAGCAGTGCCATTGCGCGGCTGCATCAGGCAGAAGCGGCTTATGACAAGAAGTTTGTTTATGCTGGTGTTGATGGGATCGTTACGCAGTTCGTTCTGCAAGCCGGTGATGTTGTGAGCCCTATTTTGAGGCCGGCGGGTATTTTGGTGCCTGATTATATTGGCCGCAAACGGTTTCAGGCCGGGTTTGGGCAGATTACAGCCTCGGTTATCAAGGTCGGGATGACGGCGGAGATTACCTGCGCAGCGCGCCCATTTGAGATTATTCCCATGGTCGTCGTCGATACGCAGGATTTCATCTCGTCAGGCCAGTTTCGTCCGACAGACCAGCTTATTGATGCGCAGGATATCGCGCGTCCTGGAACGTTCCTTGTGATGTTGGAGCCGCTTTTTGAGATGGAAGCAAAAGACATTCCACCGGGTAGTAAGTGCGTTGCCAATGCCTACAGCAATTATGGTGCCCAGATTGCTGCGGGTGAATTCGGCTTTTGGGCTGGGTTGTATTACCACATGGTGGATACGGTTGGGCTGATGCATGCCCTTATCTTGCGCTTTCAAGCGCTGGCGTTCCCAGTCCAGACTCTCGTGCTATCAGAACATTAA
- a CDS encoding Panacea domain-containing protein — MPRHSPCAIANEFLKRRGSSEYPSQMYIQKLVAIANGWNLAINGEPLVSAAPQAWVNGPVFRQIWDFVKEGGYKGPNSEIADPVTGQLVTARTSGSEQEIIDHVWKKYRNYTPQQLSDLTHQANSPWAYAYFEKGKNAEIDTERTRQYYIKLALAGRSNAETQRSLLEAGRVNAA; from the coding sequence ATGCCAAGACATTCGCCCTGTGCCATCGCTAATGAATTCCTGAAGCGCCGTGGCAGCTCTGAATACCCATCACAGATGTACATTCAAAAGCTTGTTGCGATTGCGAATGGCTGGAACCTTGCGATCAATGGCGAACCACTGGTGAGCGCAGCCCCGCAAGCATGGGTTAACGGCCCAGTTTTTCGTCAGATATGGGATTTTGTGAAGGAAGGCGGCTACAAAGGCCCCAACAGCGAAATAGCTGATCCTGTCACAGGCCAACTCGTAACTGCCAGAACAAGCGGCAGTGAACAGGAAATCATCGATCACGTCTGGAAGAAGTACCGCAATTACACTCCTCAGCAATTGTCAGACCTCACCCATCAGGCCAACTCCCCTTGGGCCTATGCATATTTCGAAAAAGGCAAAAATGCTGAAATTGATACAGAGCGCACCCGGCAATACTACATCAAGCTCGCATTAGCCGGTCGTTCTAACGCAGAAACACAACGCTCCTTGTTAGAAGCGGGTCGGGTCAATGCTGCCTGA
- a CDS encoding Bax inhibitor-1/YccA family protein, whose translation MATFDGNKTTRYGMAGSQANAAAFDAGLRAYMLRVYNYMAIGVAITGVLALLTSMAATTTDPSMAAAQLGNGEYLTNLGVMLYASPLRWVVMLAPLGFVFFLSARISKMSTSSAQLTFWAFAALMGVSLSSIFLVYTGGSITRVFFISSATFGALSLYGYTTKKSLSAWGSFLFMGLIGVIIASVVNLFIASSALQFAISVVGVLVFAGLTAYDTQKIKEMYAAVDDSEVAGKKAIMGALRLYLDFINLFIMLLSLFGNRN comes from the coding sequence ATGGCGACTTTCGACGGCAACAAGACCACGCGGTATGGAATGGCAGGCTCACAAGCCAATGCAGCCGCATTTGATGCTGGTCTGCGCGCCTACATGCTTCGCGTATACAACTACATGGCTATTGGTGTTGCAATCACCGGTGTGCTTGCTTTGCTCACATCTATGGCAGCGACAACAACAGACCCATCCATGGCTGCAGCACAGCTCGGCAATGGTGAGTACCTCACCAACCTTGGTGTAATGCTTTACGCCAGCCCTCTGCGCTGGGTTGTTATGCTGGCTCCTCTTGGCTTCGTGTTCTTCCTGAGCGCACGCATCAGTAAGATGAGTACATCCTCAGCACAGCTCACCTTCTGGGCCTTTGCTGCATTGATGGGCGTATCGCTCTCCTCAATCTTCCTTGTGTACACAGGCGGCTCCATTACCCGTGTATTCTTCATCTCTTCCGCAACCTTTGGGGCGTTGAGCCTGTACGGCTACACCACCAAGAAGAGCCTCTCCGCATGGGGTTCCTTCCTGTTCATGGGCCTGATCGGCGTCATCATCGCGTCAGTCGTCAACCTCTTCATCGCATCTTCTGCGCTTCAGTTCGCAATCTCCGTGGTTGGTGTTCTGGTATTCGCAGGCCTCACCGCCTACGACACACAGAAGATCAAGGAAATGTATGCAGCTGTAGATGACAGCGAAGTAGCAGGCAAAAAAGCCATTATGGGCGCGCTGCGTCTGTACTTGGACTTTATCAACCTGTTCATCATGCTTCTGTCCCTGTTCGGCAACCGCAACTAA
- a CDS encoding ABC transporter permease: MTTPETNGYQPGFRLAARFALREMRGGLRGFYVFIACIALGVAAIAGVASFSRALTEGITAEGQAILGGDLSFALVQREANKDQLAHLQSMGDISRISSLRAMARTEKAGNQTLIELKAVDDPYPLVGSFDLAAGKDLQKTITSRTNGLRNAVAEIALLARLGLEVGDNISVGKTIFKIADTIELEPDKLASGMTFGPRLLISEGALADTGLVQPGSLINYKYRVRIGDNVPEAQLQQAIDRTNELFPDAGWRIRSKTEAAPSLQRNIQRFAQFLTLIGITSLVVGGVGVANAVRAYMDTRREVIASFKCLGASGGFVFKVYLIQMMVLATIGIVIGMALGALIPLVAMAALQSILPITAVQAVYPLQLLLGMAYGYLTALAFALWPLGRAHDIAPTVLFRDEVSTRNRYPKPLYMAAAALTLVLLAGLALIMAYDKTIAVIFIGACAATYLLLLVVARLIMAAARRIPSVRSTELRLAITNIYRPGALTSSVVLSLGLGLSLLVALALIDGNLRRELNQVAEEQAPSFFFVDIQNNEKDAFQSFIAKNATGSEFNAVPMLRGNIISLKGISAADYPAPPEAEWILRGDRGITYSDSLPDNSEVTQGEWWPKDYTGEPLVSFADDNGRELGLSVGDKVTVNVLGRQISAKIANFRTVDWESMSINFVMVFSPNTFAGAPHTNLATVAWPGEATLQQELGLLKVVTQAFPTITSIRVKDAIAQVNDLVGQLAWAIRGASSITLLASILVLAGALAAGHQGRIYDAVILKTLGATRGRLIKAYILEYLILGGTTAIFALFAGSLAAYFIITGVMDGSFTLMPITALVSIVGALVFTVGLGLLGTWRVLGEKPAPVLRNL, translated from the coding sequence ATGACGACACCTGAAACAAACGGGTACCAACCCGGCTTTCGTCTCGCCGCCCGGTTTGCCCTGCGTGAAATGCGGGGAGGCTTGAGAGGCTTTTACGTCTTCATTGCCTGTATCGCCCTTGGTGTTGCGGCAATTGCAGGCGTTGCCTCCTTCTCCCGTGCCCTTACAGAAGGCATCACAGCAGAAGGACAAGCCATCCTCGGCGGAGATCTCTCCTTTGCTCTGGTTCAACGCGAAGCCAACAAGGACCAATTGGCCCACCTGCAAAGCATGGGTGACATCTCAAGAATCTCCAGCCTGCGGGCTATGGCCCGGACGGAGAAAGCTGGCAACCAGACCCTTATAGAGCTGAAGGCCGTTGATGATCCCTACCCGCTTGTCGGCAGCTTTGATCTTGCTGCTGGTAAAGATCTGCAAAAAACCATCACCAGCAGAACAAATGGCCTACGCAATGCGGTAGCAGAAATAGCTTTACTGGCACGGTTAGGCCTTGAAGTTGGAGATAATATCTCGGTCGGTAAAACCATCTTCAAAATCGCAGATACCATTGAGCTGGAACCAGACAAACTCGCATCCGGTATGACATTCGGTCCGCGACTTCTGATTTCAGAAGGAGCTTTGGCAGACACTGGGCTTGTTCAACCCGGATCATTGATAAACTACAAATACCGTGTTCGTATTGGCGACAATGTTCCAGAAGCCCAGCTTCAACAAGCGATAGATCGCACCAACGAGCTCTTCCCCGATGCGGGGTGGCGTATCCGCTCCAAAACGGAAGCCGCACCAAGCCTGCAACGCAACATTCAACGCTTTGCGCAGTTCCTCACCCTCATTGGCATCACCTCTCTGGTGGTTGGCGGTGTCGGTGTTGCAAACGCCGTCCGCGCCTATATGGATACACGGCGAGAAGTCATCGCCAGCTTTAAATGCCTTGGCGCATCCGGTGGGTTTGTCTTCAAGGTCTATCTCATTCAGATGATGGTGCTTGCTACAATCGGCATTGTTATTGGTATGGCACTGGGCGCACTCATCCCTCTGGTGGCAATGGCAGCGCTCCAATCCATATTGCCCATCACAGCCGTACAAGCTGTCTACCCGCTTCAACTCCTACTTGGCATGGCGTATGGCTACCTGACAGCCTTGGCATTTGCCCTTTGGCCACTTGGCAGAGCTCACGACATTGCCCCCACAGTGCTGTTCAGGGATGAAGTCAGCACGCGCAACCGTTACCCTAAACCACTGTACATGGCGGCCGCAGCTCTAACACTTGTGTTGCTCGCGGGCCTTGCATTGATCATGGCCTATGACAAAACCATCGCGGTTATCTTCATTGGGGCTTGTGCAGCAACATACCTCCTCCTGCTGGTTGTCGCCCGTCTCATCATGGCCGCAGCGCGCAGAATACCATCCGTTCGCTCAACCGAGCTGCGTTTGGCAATCACCAATATCTACCGCCCCGGCGCGCTCACCTCCTCCGTGGTTCTGTCCCTCGGTCTCGGCCTCTCCCTGCTTGTGGCTCTGGCATTGATTGACGGAAACTTGCGCCGTGAGCTCAATCAGGTCGCGGAAGAGCAAGCCCCAAGCTTCTTCTTTGTGGATATTCAAAACAACGAGAAAGACGCCTTCCAATCTTTCATCGCTAAAAATGCCACGGGAAGCGAGTTCAACGCCGTTCCAATGCTACGCGGCAACATCATCTCTCTCAAAGGCATCTCCGCAGCTGATTACCCTGCCCCACCAGAAGCCGAATGGATTCTGCGCGGAGACAGAGGCATCACCTATTCTGACAGCCTGCCGGACAATTCTGAAGTGACACAAGGCGAATGGTGGCCGAAAGATTACACGGGTGAACCATTGGTTTCTTTTGCGGATGACAACGGCAGAGAACTTGGCTTGAGCGTGGGAGACAAAGTCACCGTCAACGTGCTCGGTCGCCAGATCTCAGCAAAAATTGCCAACTTCCGCACTGTGGACTGGGAAAGTATGTCCATCAACTTCGTGATGGTCTTCTCTCCCAACACCTTTGCAGGTGCACCGCATACTAATCTGGCAACGGTGGCATGGCCAGGAGAAGCAACTCTTCAGCAAGAACTGGGCCTCTTGAAAGTTGTCACACAGGCCTTCCCAACCATCACCTCGATCCGCGTCAAAGATGCAATCGCTCAGGTGAATGATCTGGTTGGCCAGCTGGCATGGGCCATCCGTGGCGCGTCATCCATCACCCTGCTCGCCAGTATACTGGTTCTGGCAGGAGCGTTGGCTGCAGGCCATCAAGGCCGCATCTACGATGCTGTAATCCTGAAAACACTGGGTGCAACCCGTGGTCGTCTCATCAAGGCGTACATTCTGGAATACCTCATCCTCGGCGGCACGACAGCAATCTTTGCCCTGTTTGCGGGGTCATTGGCAGCTTACTTCATCATCACCGGCGTGATGGATGGAAGCTTCACTTTGATGCCAATCACCGCGCTTGTCTCCATTGTTGGCGCATTGGTCTTCACGGTTGGGTTAGGGCTCTTGGGCACATGGCGTGTTCTTGGAGAAAAACCGGCCCCGGTTCTACGGAACCTCTAA
- a CDS encoding ABC transporter ATP-binding protein: protein MTSNSALDLNGVHLSLGHGAGRTHILKGVSLSIGTGESVGLVGPSGSGKSTLLMVMAGLERSDEGTVKAAGQELGSMSEDELARFRGQNVGIIFQSFHLVPNMTALENVAVPLELSGDPKAFERAKEELEAVGLGHRLNHYPTQLSGGEQQRVAVARALVADPKILIADEPTGNLDEETGEQIIELMFAAQKRKNTTLILVTHDPSLASRCQRKIRVHSGTIEEDTNLVREARAQ from the coding sequence ATGACAAGTAATTCGGCACTAGATTTAAACGGCGTTCACCTCAGCTTGGGTCATGGCGCAGGCCGAACACATATTCTCAAGGGCGTTTCCCTTAGTATTGGAACTGGCGAAAGCGTTGGTCTTGTAGGCCCATCCGGATCAGGAAAATCCACATTGCTCATGGTTATGGCAGGCTTAGAACGCTCTGACGAGGGCACTGTGAAAGCTGCTGGACAAGAGCTGGGCAGCATGAGCGAGGATGAACTCGCCCGCTTCCGTGGTCAAAATGTCGGCATCATCTTCCAATCCTTCCACCTCGTACCCAACATGACTGCTCTGGAAAACGTCGCTGTTCCATTAGAACTGTCCGGCGATCCAAAAGCATTTGAACGGGCTAAAGAAGAATTGGAGGCCGTTGGCCTTGGTCATCGCCTCAACCATTACCCAACACAACTATCAGGTGGCGAGCAGCAGCGCGTAGCCGTTGCTCGTGCTCTGGTGGCGGATCCTAAGATCCTCATTGCTGATGAGCCAACGGGCAATCTGGATGAGGAAACCGGCGAACAAATCATCGAATTGATGTTTGCGGCTCAAAAGCGCAAGAACACAACTCTGATCCTCGTTACCCATGATCCATCATTGGCAAGTCGCTGTCAGCGCAAAATCCGCGTACATTCTGGCACCATTGAAGAAGACACAAATCTTGTGCGCGAGGCACGTGCACAATGA
- a CDS encoding arylesterase → MVALGLAIFSSATSFAQDGTETVKLVAFGDSLTAGYQLPPEDAFPVKLEKALQEKGYDITVVNAGVSGDTSSGGLSRLDWSVGDDVDGVILELGANDALRGLDPKITRKNLDTMLERLGSRNIPVLVAGMLAPPNMGEQYGEAFNSIYGDLSEKHGVLFYPFFLDGVAATPDLNLGDGMHPTGEGVSIIVEKILPSVVMLIEQTKS, encoded by the coding sequence ATGGTTGCCTTGGGCTTAGCTATTTTCAGCTCTGCCACCAGTTTCGCGCAGGATGGGACCGAGACAGTGAAGCTTGTTGCGTTTGGAGATAGCCTGACCGCCGGGTACCAGTTGCCGCCGGAGGATGCGTTTCCTGTAAAGCTCGAAAAAGCGCTTCAGGAAAAAGGTTACGACATCACCGTCGTGAATGCTGGCGTCTCCGGAGATACTTCATCGGGTGGTTTATCTCGTCTGGACTGGTCTGTTGGTGATGATGTTGACGGCGTTATTCTGGAACTGGGTGCAAATGATGCGCTGCGCGGGTTGGATCCTAAGATCACACGCAAAAATCTGGATACAATGTTAGAGCGCCTAGGGTCTCGCAATATTCCAGTGCTTGTTGCTGGTATGCTTGCGCCTCCTAATATGGGAGAGCAGTACGGTGAGGCTTTCAACTCCATATATGGAGACCTTTCAGAAAAGCATGGTGTTCTGTTTTACCCATTTTTTCTGGATGGAGTAGCGGCCACGCCCGACCTTAACCTTGGGGACGGTATGCACCCGACTGGTGAAGGTGTTTCAATTATTGTCGAAAAGATCCTGCCATCCGTTGTAATGCTGATCGAACAGACTAAATCTTGA